A genomic window from Solanum stenotomum isolate F172 chromosome 10, ASM1918654v1, whole genome shotgun sequence includes:
- the LOC125841657 gene encoding B3 domain-containing protein REM10-like, giving the protein MKVPPNKPHFFKPILPGFKNGLKIPIGFLKYLKRHDQYEHAILRRKGKKWLVKVNDRRLEKGNWKEFVEEHDLQLGDLLIFKYEGDMEFEVSIFDSSHCDREYVEYLYEDEDEDEEEEEEGTTHDDKSFGQPHFECIVRPYCLLKGFMFLPQQFAIANGLTNKKCTLIVRDERQKSWNIKLCSYGNRAYIGNGWRKFAVEKYLKDGDRIMFEIVTNGETPIWKFRVVTHGETPMRKFQGKDGWYKFMVDNCLKKRDRIMFEVVTNGETPIWKFQVVTIGGTSMHKFQDIKKKPSNPLNAQVSTSTSGGDDDHPYFVSTIKPYCISKPILYLPLGFAKSNGLMNRKCEMILKTEAQRCWSVWLGRESHHFGIMNGWTKFREENGLQANFLEKLQREWNIEAIRLKIPIGFLKYLKGYDQYEHAILRRVGKKCLVKLNEHRFEEGWEKFVEDHDVQLGDMLVFRHEGNMEFEVSIFDSTYCDREYAECTQIQEQDEDEDEDEDEVQEEGDTSINDKPNPCIMSSNRAFLDTEEVSTHFVFTVKPYCLTNGYFRLPKKFALANGFVKTCDLIIRDERQRSWNLRLTAYGSEIYIVGGWKEFRDANCLKVGDRRMFEVVTNGEKPVWKFHDKPSPNIKSSNKSFLYGEAVSPKPFGYSRFVCTVRPYCLSNDFLRIPKKFAHANGLINKKRDLIVRDERQRSWDLRLCYFGTCVCIKGGWHEFRDSNCLKEGDRIMFDVVTNGEKPIWQFNFMVRFLI; this is encoded by the exons ATGAAAGTCCCTCCCAATAAACCTCATTTTTTCAAACCGATTCTACCAGGATTCAAAAATGGACTT AAAATTCCTATAGGTTTCTTGAAGTATTTAAAGAGACATGATCAATATGAACATGCAATATTGAGAAGGAAGGGTAAAAAATGGTTAGTGAAAGTGAATGATCGACGATTAGAAAAGGGTAATTGGAAAGAGTTTGTAGAGGAACATGATTTGCAATTAGGAGATttgttgattttcaaatatgaaGGAGATATGGAATTTGAAGTTTCCATCTTTGATTCAAGTCATTGTGATAGAGAATACGTAGAGTATCTTTAcgaggatgaggatgaggacgaggaagaggaagaggaagggACTACTCATGATGACAAGTCTTTTGGTCAACCTCATTTTGAATGCATTGTGAGACCATATTGCCTTTTGAAAGGTTTTATG TTTTTGCCTCAACAATTTGCAATTGCAAATGGTCTCACCAACAAGAAGTGCACGTTGATTGTAAGAGATGAAAGACAAAAGTCGTGGAATATAAAGCTATGTTCCTATGGTAATCGAGCCTATATTGGAAATGGATGGCGTAAATTTGCTGTGGAAAAGTATTTAAAGGATGGAGACCGTATAATGTTTGAGATCGTTACTAATGGAGAAACTCCAATATGGAAATTTCGAGTTGTTACTCATGGAGAAACTCCAATGAGGAAGTTTCAAGGCAA AGATGGATGGTATAAATTCATGGTCGATAATTGCCTAAAGAAGAGAGATCGAATAATGTTTGAAGTTGTTACTAATGGAGAGACACCAATATGGAAATTTCAAGTTGTTACTATTGGAGGAACTTCAATGCACAAGTTTCAAG aCATTAAGAAAAAACCCTCAAATCCTCTGAATGCACAAGTATCTACTTCAACTTCTGGTGGTGATGATGATCatccttattttgtttcaacCATCAAACCTTATTGCATCAGCAAGCCAATTTTG TATCTTCCATTGGGTTTTGCAAAGTCAAATGGATTGATGAATAGAAAGTGTGAGATGATTCTTAAAACTGAAGCACAAAGATGTTGGTCAGTTTGGCTTGGGAGGGAGTCACATCATTTTGGAATTATGAATGGATGGACAAAATTCAGAGAAGAAAATGGACTTCAA GCAAATTTTCTGGAAAAGTTGCAAAGAGAGTGGAACATTGAAGCAATTCGACTT AAAATTCCTATAGGTTTCTTGAAGTATCTGAAGGGATATGATCAGTATGAACATGCAATACTTAGAAGGGTTGGTAAGAAGTGTCTAGTGAAACTAAATGAACATCGATTCGAAGAGGGATGGGAAAAATTTGTAGAGGATCATGATGTGCAATTGGGAGATATGTTGGTGTTTAGACATGAAGGAAATATGGAATTTGAGGTTTCCATCTTTGATTCAACTTATTGTGACCGAGAATATGCAGAGTGTACGCAAATACAAGAACAGGAcgaggatgaggatgaggacGAGGATGAGGTACAAGAAGAAGGAGATACTTCAATCAATG ACAAACCAAACCCCTGCATCATGTCTTCAAACAGGGCATTTCTCGATACGGAAGAAGTTTCTACTCATTTCGTGTTCACTGTTAAACCATATTGCCTTACAAATGGTTACTTT CGCCTTCCTAAAAAATTTGCACTGGCAAATGGTTTCGTGAAGACATGTGATTTGATTATACGAGATGAAAGACAAAGGTCGTGGAATTTAAGGCTAACTGCCTATGGTTCTGAGATCTATATAGTAGGTGGATGGAAGGAATTCCGTGATGCAAATTGCTTAAAAGTGGGAGATCGTAGAATGTTTGAAGTTGTTACTAACGGAGAAAAACCTGTGTGGAAATTTCATG ATAAACCTAGCCCCAACATCAAGTCATCAAACAAGTCATTTCTCTATGGTGAAGCAGTTAGTCCGAAGCCATTTGGTTATTCTCGTTTTGTATGCACTGTTAGACCTTATTGCCTTTCAAATGATTTCTTG CGCATTCCTAAAAAATTTGCTCATGCAAATGGTCTTATCAACAAGAAACGTGATTTGATTGTTAGAGATGAAAGGCAAAGGTCGTGGGATTTAAGGTTATGTTATTTTGGAACTTGTGTATGTATTAAAGGCGGATGGCATGAATTTCGTGATTCAAATTGCTTAAAGGAAGGAGATCGCATAATGTTTGATGTTGTTACCAACGGAGAGAAACCAATATGGCAATTTAATTTCATGGTACGTTTTCTCATTTAA
- the LOC125843360 gene encoding copper transporter 6-like has product MYAPPPSHISHSNLEENSKTETIQFAEMNDAMNMHGDMAPPAPDAAVNNHHMMMHMTFFWGKNAEILFSGWPGYNNIGMYVFALFVVFLLAFFVEWLSHSNYIKESANHVTAGLIQTALYGIRIGLAYLVMLSVMSFNGGIFLAAIAGHTLGFLVFGSRVFKKSPLTAYAKASDLPSMPCNC; this is encoded by the coding sequence ATGTACGCACCTCCTCCATCACACATTTCACACTCCAATTtggaagaaaattcaaaaacagAGACGATTCAATTTGCAGAGATGAACGATGCTATGAATATGCACGGAGATATGGCGCCGCCGGCACCAGATGCCGCCGTGAACAACCACCACATGATGATGCACATGACGTTTTTCTGGGGAAAAAACGCCGAAATTCTCTTCTCCGGTTGGCCTGGTTACAACAACATCGGTATGTACGTTTTCGCACTTTTCGTCGTTTTTCTGCTTGCTTTCTTCGTCGAGTGGCTATCTCACTCAAATTACATTAAAGAGAGTGCAAATCATGTGACGGCTGGGTTGATTCAGACGGCTTTGTACGGAATCAGAATTGGATTGGCTTATTTAGTTATGCTTTCTGTGATGTCCTTCAATGGCGGTATTTTTCTGGCGGCGATTGCCGGCCATACGTTAGGGTTTTTGGTCTTCGGGAGTCGGGTTTTTAAGAAATCGCCGTTGACGGCTTATGCTAAAGCCTCCGATCTTCCTTCTATGCCTTGTAATTGttga
- the LOC125841656 gene encoding B3 domain-containing protein REM17-like has protein sequence MEIPPKKPHFFKPILPGFKNGLKIPIGFLKYLKGHDQHEHAILTRGGKKWLVKANGRRLEEGSWKEFVEELNLKLGDVLVFKHEGDMKFDVSIFDSSHHCDKEYAKYEDEDEDEDENVTHDKHLSQSYFECTIRQYCLSKGFMWIPKHFAVANGFIKGNKKYGLIIIDETQTKLWNLMLKSCNTKVYVADGWGKFSADNCLKEGDRIMFEVVTNGETPIWRSRVTSNAETPISKGLCNKEAAKDMDLSDSHFICTIRPYCLSKHFLCIPKQFAVKNRLNDRKYKIIVMDKQRSWTFNVYTNSQYTYIGSGWREFCITNCLKEGDRLMFEIVSKGETPIFRIHDLRGSSSLQPEVKKKKSKAKRTLMPQVSGSDANSHFISTIKPYTINNPVLYLPMDFVKSNGLMRRREMILINEKRRSWSVWLRKTGHHFAIKRGWTQFRNANGIQVGDTYKFELTNNGTIPIVHFHCKYSGN, from the exons atgGAAATCCCTCCAAAGAAACCTCACTTTTTCAAGCCCATTCTACCAGGTTTCAAGAATGGCCTT AAAATTCCTATAGGTTTTTTGAAGTATCTCAAGGGACATGATCAACATGAACATGCAATATTGACAAGAGGTGGTAAGAAGTGGTTGGTGAAGGCGAACGGGCGGCGATTAGAGGAGGGTAGTTGGAAAGAGTTTGTAGAGGAACTTAATTTGAAATTGGGAGATGTTTTAGTGTTCAAACATGAAGGAGATATGAAATTTGATGTGTCCATATTCGATTCGAGTCATCATTGTGACAAAGAGTATGCAAAGTACGAGGAcgaggatgaggatgaggatgagaATGTTACTCATGACAAGCATTTAAGTCAATCATATTTTGAATGCACTATTAGACAATATTGCCTTTCGAAAGGCTTCATG TGGATTCCAAAACATTTTGCAGTTGCAAATGGTTTCATCAAGGGTAACAAGAAGTATGGTTTGATTATAATTGATGAAACACAAACAAAATTGTGGAACTTAATGCTTAAGTCTTGCAACACTAAAGTTTATGTTGCGGATGGATGGGGAAAATTCAGTGCTGATAATTGCTTAAAAGAAGGAGATCGTATAATGTTTGAGGTCGTTACTAATGGAGAGACACCAATATGGAGATCTCGAGTTACTAGTAATGCAGAAACTCCGATAA GCAAGGGGCTCTGTAATAAAGAAGCTGCTAAAGACATGGATCTCAGTGACTCTCATTTCATTTGTACTATTAGACCTTATTGCCTTTCAAAGCATTTTCTG TGTATTCCAAAACAATTCGCAGTAAAAAACAGACTCAACGACAGGAAATATAAGATAATAGTGATGGACAAGCAACGATCATGGACGTTTAATGTGTATACAAACAGCCAATACACCTACATTGGAAGTGGATGGCGCGAATTCTGCATTACAAATTGCTTAAAGGAAGGAGACCGTTTAATGTTTGAGATCGTTTCCAAGGGAGAAACACCTATCTTTAGAATTCATG atttGAGAGGAAGTTCATCCCTCCAGCCTgaagtaaagaagaaaaaatcgaaGGCTAAAAGAACGTTGATGCCACAAGTATCTGGTTCAGATGCCAACTCTCATTTTATATCTACTATTAAACCTTACACCATTAACAATCCTGTTTTG TATCTTCCCATGGATTTTGTAAAATCAAATGGCTTGATGAGGAGACGTGAGATGATTCTTATCAATGAAAAACGAAGATCATGGTCAGTGTGGCTAAGGAAAACAGGACATCACTTTGCAATTAAAAGGGGATGGACACAGTTTAGAAATGCAAATGGTATTCAAGTTGGAGATACTTACAAGTTTGAACTCACCAACAATGGCACAATACCTATAGTTCATTTCCATT GTAAATATTCTGGGAATTAA